From a single Nostoc sp. MS1 genomic region:
- a CDS encoding fasciclin domain-containing protein: MADIVDIAVSNDGFSTLVTAVKAAGLVETLKSPGPFTVFAPNDAAFAKLPPGTIQTLVQNIPQLTRILKFHVVPGKLKQADLAKLGTVTSVEGSPIRIDCSDGFEVKNATVLAADIEADNGVIHVIDTVILMG; encoded by the coding sequence ATGGCTGATATTGTTGATATCGCAGTTAGTAATGATGGTTTCTCAACCCTAGTAACAGCTGTAAAAGCTGCTGGTTTAGTAGAAACATTAAAGAGTCCAGGCCCCTTTACCGTCTTTGCACCCAATGACGCTGCTTTTGCTAAATTACCACCAGGAACTATACAAACTTTGGTGCAGAATATTCCTCAATTAACAAGAATTTTAAAATTTCATGTCGTTCCCGGTAAGCTCAAGCAAGCTGACTTAGCCAAGCTTGGTACAGTTACATCCGTTGAAGGTTCACCTATTAGAATCGATTGTTCTGACGGTTTTGAAGTGAAGAATGCCACGGTTTTAGCTGCTGATATCGAAGCTGATAACGGCGTAATTCACGTTATTGATACTGTGATTTTGATGGGCTAA
- a CDS encoding M20 family metallopeptidase has translation MVSTFPNPASVDLSRVRLAIRSLQPQLVEWRRRLHQKPELGFQEKLTAEFVSQNLQEWGIEHQIGIAQTGIVAIIKGEKSPSSRTLAIRADMDALPIQELNEVPYCSQHDGVMHACGHDGHTAIALGTAYYLQQHRQDFAGTVKIIFQPAEEGPGGAKPMIEAGVLKNPDVDAIIGLHLWNNLPLGTVGVRSGALMAAVELFDCTIFGKGGHGAIPHQTVDSVVVAAQIVTALQTIVARNVNPIDSAVVTVGALHAGTTHNVIADTATMKGTIRYFNPAFQGFFKQRVEQIIAGICQSHGAKYDFKYTELYPPVINDATMAELVRSQAEAVIETPIGIVPECQTMGGEDMSFFLQEVPGCYFFLGSANPEKDLAYPHHHPRFDFDETALPMGVEIFVRCVEKFFSRG, from the coding sequence ATGGTTTCCACCTTTCCTAATCCCGCTTCTGTTGACTTATCTCGTGTGCGATTAGCCATCCGTTCATTGCAACCCCAGTTGGTAGAGTGGCGGCGGCGACTGCATCAAAAACCAGAGTTGGGTTTTCAAGAAAAACTCACGGCTGAGTTTGTCTCACAAAACTTACAAGAATGGGGAATTGAGCATCAAATAGGTATCGCTCAAACTGGAATAGTGGCTATTATCAAAGGCGAAAAATCACCCAGTTCTCGCACTTTGGCAATTCGCGCTGATATGGATGCTTTGCCAATTCAAGAACTCAACGAAGTACCTTATTGTTCACAACATGATGGGGTGATGCACGCCTGCGGACATGACGGACATACGGCGATCGCTCTCGGCACGGCTTATTATTTACAACAGCATCGGCAAGACTTCGCCGGAACTGTAAAAATCATCTTCCAGCCTGCGGAGGAAGGGCCTGGGGGTGCAAAACCGATGATTGAGGCTGGGGTACTGAAAAATCCTGATGTTGATGCCATCATTGGTTTACACCTGTGGAATAATTTGCCTTTGGGAACTGTCGGTGTCCGCAGTGGTGCGTTGATGGCGGCTGTGGAATTATTTGACTGTACAATTTTTGGCAAAGGTGGACATGGAGCCATACCCCATCAAACTGTAGATTCTGTGGTAGTGGCTGCTCAAATTGTCACCGCCTTACAAACTATCGTCGCACGGAATGTCAACCCCATCGATTCAGCTGTGGTAACAGTAGGCGCACTCCACGCTGGCACTACCCATAATGTAATTGCTGATACTGCTACCATGAAAGGGACTATCAGGTATTTTAACCCTGCATTCCAAGGCTTTTTTAAACAACGGGTAGAACAGATTATTGCGGGTATCTGCCAAAGTCATGGTGCTAAGTATGACTTTAAATATACAGAACTGTATCCGCCAGTGATTAACGATGCGACTATGGCTGAGTTGGTGCGATCGCAAGCGGAAGCAGTGATTGAAACTCCCATTGGTATTGTCCCTGAATGTCAAACAATGGGTGGAGAGGATATGTCTTTCTTCTTGCAAGAGGTTCCTGGTTGTTATTTCTTCCTTGGTTCCGCTAACCCAGAAAAAGATTTAGCCTATCCCCACCATCACCCCCGATTCGATTTTGATGAAACCGCTTTACCTATGGGTGTAGAAATATTCGTGCGTTGTGTCGAAAAGTTCTTTAGCAGGGGATAG
- the psaI gene encoding photosystem I reaction center subunit VIII, which produces MVSTLFPHLFAYSTFLPSILVPTVGLILPAVTFAYLFLYIESEDLV; this is translated from the coding sequence ATGGTTTCAACACTTTTTCCTCATTTGTTCGCTTACAGCACCTTCTTACCCTCTATATTAGTTCCCACCGTTGGACTAATTTTGCCTGCTGTAACCTTCGCTTATTTGTTCCTATACATTGAAAGCGAAGACCTTGTGTAG
- a CDS encoding photosystem II reaction center protein J, which produces MSAGSGGRIPLWVVATIAGLGVITVVGIFFYGAYAGIGSSL; this is translated from the coding sequence GTGTCTGCTGGAAGCGGTGGGAGAATACCTCTGTGGGTCGTCGCTACGATCGCAGGTTTAGGTGTAATTACAGTTGTAGGCATTTTCTTTTATGGAGCCTACGCTGGGATCGGTTCTTCATTATAA
- a CDS encoding photosystem II reaction center protein L, which yields MERTPNPNNQPVELNRTSLYLGLLLVFVLGILFSSYFFN from the coding sequence ATGGAAAGAACGCCCAATCCTAATAACCAACCGGTTGAACTTAACCGGACTTCACTTTATCTAGGACTATTACTCGTTTTTGTTCTAGGTATTCTATTCTCCAGTTACTTCTTTAACTAA
- the psbF gene encoding cytochrome b559 subunit beta has product MTSGNNINQPVTYPIFTVRWLAVHTLAVPTVFFLGAIASMQFIQR; this is encoded by the coding sequence ATGACTAGCGGCAATAACATCAATCAACCAGTTACCTATCCTATTTTTACAGTCAGATGGCTGGCAGTTCACACTCTAGCTGTACCTACTGTATTCTTCTTGGGCGCGATCGCCTCAATGCAGTTTATTCAACGCTAG
- the psbE gene encoding cytochrome b559 subunit alpha, with protein MSGTTGERPFSDIITSVRYWVIHSITIPALFIAGWLFVSTGLAYDVFGTPRPDEYYTQTRQELPIVDNRFEAKKKVEEFIGK; from the coding sequence ATGTCAGGGACTACTGGAGAACGTCCGTTTTCCGATATCATCACCAGTGTTCGTTACTGGGTAATTCACAGCATCACCATTCCAGCACTATTTATTGCTGGTTGGTTATTTGTTAGCACCGGGCTAGCCTATGATGTGTTTGGTACTCCTCGTCCTGATGAGTATTACACACAAACAAGGCAAGAACTGCCCATTGTGGACAATCGCTTTGAAGCGAAAAAGAAAGTTGAAGAATTTATTGGAAAGTAG
- a CDS encoding photosynthesis system II assembly factor Ycf48 has product MVIVKSWQKIFALLMVVFLCFGCSKVPSTSYNPWAVISVPTEAKLLDIGFTENPQHGFLVGSNSTLLESNDGGNTWKPLNLALDDDRYRFDSVSFSGKEGWIAGEPSLLLHTTDEGRSWSRIALSEKLPGNPIAVQALGANTAEMATDVGAIYKTTDGGKNWKAQVEAAVGVVRNLERSSDGKYVAVSAKGSFYSTWEPGQNAWVPHNRNSSRRVENMGFSQDGQLWLLARGGQVQFSDPEKIDEWLEATNPELSTSWGLLDMAYRTPNELWVSGGSANLLVSTDGGKTWEKDRDVEEVAANFYKIVFLKPDQGFVIGDRGVLLKYQPEVAKAAKTEPTA; this is encoded by the coding sequence ATGGTTATTGTGAAAAGTTGGCAAAAAATATTTGCTTTGTTGATGGTCGTGTTCTTGTGTTTTGGCTGTAGTAAGGTTCCCTCTACCAGCTACAATCCTTGGGCAGTTATTTCTGTGCCAACAGAAGCCAAATTACTTGATATTGGGTTCACGGAAAATCCTCAACATGGTTTTTTAGTTGGGAGTAACTCTACTCTCTTAGAAAGCAATGATGGCGGAAATACTTGGAAACCACTGAATTTGGCTTTAGATGATGATAGATACCGTTTTGACTCGGTAAGTTTCTCTGGCAAGGAAGGCTGGATTGCTGGTGAACCTTCTCTACTACTACACACTACAGATGAAGGTCGTTCTTGGTCACGTATTGCCCTAAGTGAAAAGCTTCCTGGTAATCCCATTGCTGTGCAAGCTTTGGGGGCAAACACGGCGGAAATGGCAACTGATGTAGGCGCTATTTATAAAACTACTGATGGCGGCAAAAATTGGAAAGCCCAAGTAGAGGCGGCTGTAGGGGTAGTACGGAACTTGGAACGTTCTAGTGATGGTAAGTATGTTGCTGTTTCCGCTAAGGGTAGCTTTTACTCCACTTGGGAACCAGGACAAAATGCTTGGGTTCCTCATAACCGCAACAGTTCCCGCCGTGTAGAAAATATGGGCTTTTCTCAGGATGGGCAGTTGTGGTTACTCGCTAGGGGTGGCCAGGTACAGTTTAGCGACCCAGAAAAAATAGATGAGTGGTTAGAAGCGACAAATCCCGAACTTTCCACTAGCTGGGGTTTGCTGGATATGGCTTATCGCACACCCAATGAACTATGGGTTAGTGGTGGTAGTGCTAATTTGTTGGTGAGTACCGATGGCGGCAAAACCTGGGAAAAAGACCGGGATGTAGAGGAAGTAGCAGCTAATTTCTATAAAATTGTCTTTCTCAAGCCAGATCAAGGTTTTGTGATTGGCGATCGCGGTGTTTTACTAAAATACCAACCCGAAGTTGCGAAGGCTGCTAAAACCGAGCCAACTGCATAG
- a CDS encoding rubredoxin, producing the protein MSEQAVENTVLDRFECRACGYVYEPEKGDDKHDIDPGTPFAELPVNWRCPVCTAKKTAFTNIGPAGTASGFKENLGYGLGVNKLTPAQKNILIFGALALAFLFFISLYGLQ; encoded by the coding sequence ATGAGCGAACAAGCTGTTGAAAATACAGTGTTAGACCGCTTTGAGTGTCGCGCCTGCGGTTATGTTTACGAACCAGAGAAGGGTGACGATAAGCATGACATTGATCCAGGGACACCCTTTGCCGAACTGCCAGTTAATTGGCGCTGTCCAGTTTGCACGGCGAAAAAAACAGCTTTTACCAATATCGGCCCGGCTGGTACAGCTTCCGGTTTCAAAGAAAATCTTGGTTATGGTTTAGGTGTCAATAAACTTACCCCAGCGCAAAAAAATATTCTCATTTTTGGCGCTTTGGCTTTGGCGTTCTTGTTCTTTATTAGTCTTTATGGGTTGCAGTAG
- the ndhC gene encoding photosynthetic/respiratory NAD(P)H-quinone oxidoreductase subunit C has protein sequence MFVLSGYEYLLGFFIICSLVPALALSASKLLRPKGNSLERRTTYESGMEPIGGAWIQFNIRYYMFALVFVVFDVETVFLYPWAVAFHRLGLLAFIEALIFIAILVVALVYAWRKGALEWS, from the coding sequence GTGTTTGTCCTTAGCGGTTACGAGTACCTACTAGGCTTCTTTATTATCTGTAGCCTAGTTCCTGCCTTAGCGCTTTCTGCGTCCAAGCTCCTACGACCAAAGGGTAATAGCCTGGAACGCCGCACCACCTATGAATCTGGTATGGAACCCATCGGGGGAGCCTGGATTCAGTTCAATATCCGTTACTATATGTTTGCCTTAGTCTTCGTCGTCTTTGACGTGGAAACTGTGTTCTTATATCCTTGGGCAGTTGCTTTCCACCGTCTGGGGCTATTGGCATTCATTGAAGCGCTGATTTTTATTGCAATTCTTGTAGTCGCCCTAGTTTACGCCTGGCGTAAAGGAGCTTTGGAATGGTCTTGA
- a CDS encoding NADH dehydrogenase subunit K, translating to MVLNQDLTTQDKERIINPVERPTVTQDLSENVILTTVDDLYNWARLSSLWPLLFGTACCFIEFAALIGSRFDFDRFGLIPRSSPRQADLIITAGTITMKMAPQLVRLYEQMPEPKYVIAMGACTITGGMFSVDSPTAVRGVDKLIPVDVYLPGCPPRPEAIIDAIIKLRKKIANDSMQERSQIKQTHRFYSTTHNLKPVPEILTGKYMQSDTRFNPPKELAEAIGLPVPPALLTSQTQKEEQKRG from the coding sequence ATGGTCTTGAATCAAGATTTAACTACTCAGGACAAAGAGCGAATCATCAACCCAGTTGAGCGTCCTACAGTCACTCAAGACCTTTCGGAAAACGTCATTTTAACCACGGTTGATGACCTCTACAACTGGGCTAGACTTTCGAGTCTGTGGCCTTTGTTATTTGGTACAGCTTGCTGCTTTATTGAGTTTGCAGCACTTATCGGTTCTCGTTTCGACTTTGACCGCTTCGGACTCATTCCCCGTTCTAGTCCTCGTCAAGCCGATTTGATTATCACAGCCGGCACTATCACCATGAAGATGGCTCCTCAATTGGTGCGTCTTTATGAACAAATGCCCGAACCTAAGTATGTAATCGCTATGGGCGCTTGCACAATTACAGGCGGGATGTTCAGTGTTGATTCACCTACAGCCGTGCGTGGTGTTGACAAGTTAATTCCTGTGGATGTCTACTTACCCGGTTGTCCTCCCCGTCCCGAAGCAATTATCGACGCAATTATTAAGTTGCGGAAGAAGATTGCTAACGATTCGATGCAGGAACGGAGTCAAATCAAACAAACCCACCGTTTCTACAGCACGACTCATAACTTGAAGCCAGTGCCAGAAATATTAACTGGCAAGTATATGCAGTCGGATACTCGGTTCAATCCACCAAAAGAATTGGCAGAAGCTATCGGTCTTCCTGTTCCCCCAGCACTGCTGACATCACAAACTCAGAAGGAGGA